One segment of Mycobacterium spongiae DNA contains the following:
- a CDS encoding PE family protein, with product MSFVIAMPEVMGAAAADLTGLGLTLSTANAAAAAQTTAIVAAAEDEVSAGIAALFSGHGQAYQELTVQIAGFHEQFVQRLSSAAARYSGAEAASVSPLQAVLSLINGPTEALVGRPLIGNGADGAPGTGANGGAGGILFGNGGSGGSGAPGQAGGAGGAAGLIGNGGRGGAGGSGVTGLAGGAGGAGGWLLGNGGVGGLGGVGTGGAGGVGGAGGAAVGLFGHGGGGGVGGAGGVSIGGGGGVGGSGGLVYGNGGAGGIGGVGVLAGTGGTGGTAIGLIGDGGPGGAGATGAAGDHGATPGAAGTDGRAGGVGGAGGNGGWLFGAGGAGGSGGVGGNGGNGADGDITINAGRGGDGGHGGVPGPGGAAGKGSAVVGADGLAGQTPTSGGNGGNGGNGADSLVTGTIGGDGGNGGNGGLFGDGGAGGAGGAGAPGPDNTPSSSLASRGGDGGNGGDGGAISGDGGIGGRGGNGGNGGDNSGSFSTGGRGGDGGDGGASTTGTGGNGAPGGNGGTAGANSVSSRGGSGGDGGDGGASITRAGGHGGDGGLAADGRDGNAGDSIGGDGGDGGGGGASTTGAAGAAGAARDGGSGGDNAGNRSVGGDGGNGGDGGASTIGAGANGAPGGNGGTAGANARSSIGGDGGDGGNGGFGGTAGGHGGNGGLAADGRDDNTNGNSVGGDGGNGGNGGDSDGTSGAAGTARDGGNGGNNAGSSFGGRGGDGGNGGASTTGTGANGAPGGNGGTAGANAGNSEGGSGGDGGDGGFGGTAGGHGGDGGLAAHGRDDNTSGASVGGDGGNGGNGGDSDGTAGVAGTASDGGNGGDNAGSSSVGGHGGDGGNGGASTTGTGANGAKGGAGGTAGANARSSIGGDGGSGGDGGFGGTAGGDGGDGGLAADGRDDNTNGDSRGGRGGNGGNGGDSDGTGGAAGTASDGGKGGDNAAFSSEGGHGGDGGNGGASTTGTGANGAKGGNGGTAGANAGSSFGGSGGDGGDGGFGGTAGGDGGDGGLAADGRDNTASDSIGGDGGNGGNGGDSDGTSGAAGTASDGGNGGDNAGSFSRGGRGGDGGDGGASTTGTGANGAAGGNGGTAGDNAGSFSQGGRGGDGGDGGASTTGAGGNGAKGGNGGDGGASNLSIGGFGGRGGGGGAGSGGPGDPGMSGGGSPGGMGGPGGAGGGGGPAA from the coding sequence GTGTCGTTCGTGATTGCGATGCCCGAAGTAATGGGGGCAGCGGCGGCGGACTTGACGGGGCTTGGCCTGACGCTGAGCACGGCCAATGCGGCCGCGGCGGCCCAGACAACGGCGATCGTGGCCGCCGCCGAGGACGAGGTGTCGGCGGGCATCGCAGCGCTGTTTTCCGGCCACGGCCAGGCCTACCAGGAGCTCACCGTCCAGATCGCGGGGTTCCACGAACAGTTCGTGCAGCGTTTGAGTTCGGCTGCGGCCCGCTATTCCGGCGCCGAAGCCGCCAGTGTCTCACCCTTGCAGGCGGTGCTCTCCCTGATCAACGGGCCGACCGAGGCCTTAGTGGGGCGCCCGCTGATCGGCAACGGCGCCGATGGGGCGCCCGGAACCGGAGCCAACGGCGGGGCCGGCGGGATCTTGTTCGGTAACGGCGGCAGTGGCGGATCCGGGGCACCCGGGCAGGCCGGCGGGGCTGGCGGGGCTGCGGGGTTGATCGGCAACGGCGGTCGTGGCGGGGCCGGCGGTTCCGGCGTCACCGGCCTGGCCGGCGGTGCCGGTGGGGCTGGCGGGTGGCTGCTAGGCAACGGCGGCGTCGGCGGGCTCGGGGGCGTGGGCACCGGCGGCGCGGGCGGTGTCGGTGGGGCCGGCGGCGCGGCGGTGGGGTTGTTCGGCCATGGCGGGGGCGGTGGAGTCGGCGGGGCCGGTGGTGTCTCCATCGGCGGGGGCGGTGGGGTCGGTGGTAGCGGCGGGTTGGTGTACGGCAATGGCGGCGCCGGCGGCATCGGCGGTGTGGGTGTGCTTGCGGGCACCGGCGGCACCGGCGGCACTGCCATCGGGCTGATCGGTGACGGTGGGCCTGGCGGGGCCGGCGCGACCGGCGCCGCCGGCGATCACGGCGCCACCCCCGGGGCAGCTGGCACTGACGGCAGGGCAGGTGGGGTCGGTGGGGCCGGCGGCAACGGTGGGTGGTTGTTCGGCGCCGGCGGTGCCGGTGGTTCCGGTGGCGTCGGCGGCAACGGCGGCAACGGCGCCGACGGCGACATCACCATCAATGCGGGTCGCGGCGGCGACGGCGGCCACGGCGGAGTCCCCGGGCCTGGCGGCGCTGCCGGCAAGGGCAGCGCTGTTGTCGGCGCCGACGGGCTAGCTGGACAAACTCCCACCTCCGGGGGTAACGGCGGCAACGGCGGCAACGGTGCCGATAGCCTTGTCACCGGCACCATCGGCGGTGACGGCGGCAACGGCGGCAACGGCGGACTTTTCGGCGACGGTGGGGCCGGCGGCGCCGGCGGCGCGGGCGCCCCCGGCCCAGACAACACCCCATCGAGCAGTCTCGCCAGTCGCGGCGGCGACGGTGGCAACGGCGGTGACGGCGGTGCCATCAGCGGTGACGGCGGCATCGGCGGTCGCGGCGGTAACGGCGGCAACGGCGGCGACAACTCCGGCAGCTTCAGTACCGGCGGTCGTGGCGGTGACGGTGGTGACGGCGGCGCCAGCACTACCGGGACCGGCGGCAATGGCGCGCCGGGCGGCAACGGCGGCACCGCCGGCGCGAACTCCGTCAGCAGTCGGGGCGGCAGCGGCGGTGACGGCGGTGACGGGGGCGCCAGCATCACCAGGGCCGGCGGACACGGCGGAGACGGTGGCCTCGCCGCTGATGGCCGCGACGGCAACGCCGGCGACAGTATCGGCGGTGACGGGGGTGACGGTGGTGGCGGCGGCGCCAGCACCACCGGGGCCGCCGGGGCCGCGGGCGCCGCTCGTGACGGCGGCAGCGGCGGCGACAACGCCGGCAACCGCAGTGTCGGCGGTGACGGGGGTAACGGCGGTGACGGCGGCGCCAGCACCATCGGGGCAGGCGCCAACGGCGCGCCGGGCGGCAACGGCGGCACCGCCGGCGCCAACGCCCGCAGCAGCATCGGCGGTGACGGCGGTGACGGCGGCAACGGCGGATTCGGTGGCACCGCAGGCGGACACGGCGGCAACGGCGGCCTCGCCGCTGACGGCCGCGACGACAACACCAATGGCAACAGTGTCGGCGGCGACGGCGGTAACGGCGGCAACGGCGGCGACAGCGACGGGACGAGCGGGGCCGCCGGCACCGCCCGTGACGGCGGCAACGGCGGCAACAACGCCGGCAGCAGTTTCGGCGGTCGCGGCGGGGACGGCGGTAACGGCGGCGCCAGCACCACCGGGACCGGCGCCAACGGCGCGCCGGGCGGCAACGGCGGCACCGCCGGCGCCAACGCCGGCAACAGTGAAGGCGGTAGCGGTGGTGACGGCGGTGACGGCGGATTCGGTGGCACCGCAGGCGGACACGGCGGCGACGGCGGCCTCGCCGCTCATGGCCGCGACGACAACACCAGCGGCGCCAGCGTCGGCGGAGACGGCGGTAACGGCGGCAACGGCGGCGACAGCGACGGGACGGCCGGGGTGGCCGGCACCGCCAGTGACGGCGGCAACGGCGGCGACAACGCCGGCTCCTCCAGCGTAGGTGGTCACGGCGGGGACGGCGGCAACGGCGGCGCCAGCACCACCGGGACCGGCGCCAACGGCGCGAAGGGCGGCGCCGGCGGTACCGCCGGCGCCAACGCCCGCAGCAGCATCGGCGGTGACGGCGGTTCTGGCGGTGACGGCGGATTCGGCGGCACCGCCGGCGGCGACGGCGGCGACGGCGGCCTCGCCGCTGATGGCCGCGACGACAACACCAACGGCGACAGTCGCGGCGGTCGCGGCGGCAACGGCGGCAACGGCGGCGACAGCGACGGGACAGGCGGGGCCGCCGGCACCGCCAGTGACGGCGGCAAGGGCGGCGACAACGCCGCCTTCTCCAGCGAGGGTGGTCACGGCGGGGACGGCGGCAACGGCGGCGCCAGCACCACCGGGACCGGCGCCAACGGCGCGAAGGGCGGCAACGGTGGTACCGCCGGCGCCAACGCCGGCAGCAGTTTCGGCGGTAGCGGCGGTGACGGCGGCGACGGCGGATTCGGCGGAACCGCCGGCGGCGACGGCGGCGATGGCGGCCTCGCCGCTGATGGCCGCGACAACACCGCCAGCGACAGTATCGGCGGAGACGGCGGTAACGGCGGTAACGGCGGCGACAGCGACGGGACGAGCGGGGCCGCCGGCACCGCCAGTGACGGCGGCAACGGCGGCGACAACGCAGGCAGCTTCAGTCGCGGCGGTCGCGGCGGGGACGGCGGTGACGGCGGCGCCAGCACCACCGGGACCGGCGCCAACGGCGCGGCAGGCGGCAACGGCGGTACCGCCGGCGACAACGCCGGCAGCTTCAGTCAAGGCGGTCGCGGCGGTGACGGTGGTGACGGCGGCGCCAGCACCACCGGGGCAGGCGGGAACGGCGCGAAGGGCGGCAACGGCGGTGACGGCGGCGCCAGCAATCTCAGTATCGGCGGTTTCGGCGGGCGCGGCGGTGGCGGCGGTGCGGGCAGTGGCGGCCCCGGTGACCCGGGCATGTCCGGTGGCGGCAGCCCCGGCGGCATGGGTGGCCCCGGCGGTGCAGGTGGTGGCGGCGGACCCGCCGCCTAA
- a CDS encoding epoxide hydrolase family protein, with the protein MRPFRINVSDDVLEDLRARLTRTRWPEAECVDDWSQGIPLAYTRDLAAYWANDYDWRSREAALNRFDQFVTEIDGLDVHFIHQRSRHDDAFPLLITHGWPGSVVEFHKVIEPLTNPTAHGGRAQDAFHVVCPSLPGYGFSGKPTHTGWGVEKIAQAWETLIADLGYERYGAQGGDWGAAITTQIGRNGGRCAAIHLNMPIAWPTPDDPTEEEQQALQDAVHHREWGTGYSKQQSTRPQTLGYGLADSPVGQLAWIVEKFWAWMDCNGNPENVLSRDELLDNVMMYWVTGTAASSARLYWESMKSFKPTGRVELPTGVASFPKEIFRASRRWCEPSYNITHWTTMPRGGHFAAFEQPELFVEDVRTFFAAVR; encoded by the coding sequence ATGAGGCCGTTTCGCATCAACGTCAGCGACGACGTCCTCGAAGACTTGCGGGCGCGGTTGACCCGTACCCGATGGCCGGAGGCCGAGTGCGTGGACGACTGGAGCCAGGGCATCCCGCTGGCCTATACCCGCGACCTGGCTGCGTACTGGGCCAACGACTACGACTGGCGATCGCGCGAGGCCGCGCTGAACCGATTCGACCAGTTCGTCACCGAAATCGATGGGCTGGACGTGCATTTCATCCACCAGCGGTCGCGACACGATGATGCGTTCCCACTGCTGATCACCCACGGCTGGCCGGGTTCGGTCGTGGAGTTTCATAAGGTGATCGAGCCACTGACCAACCCCACGGCCCATGGTGGACGCGCGCAAGACGCCTTTCATGTCGTCTGCCCGTCCCTTCCCGGATATGGATTCTCCGGCAAGCCCACCCATACGGGCTGGGGGGTAGAAAAGATCGCGCAGGCCTGGGAGACACTCATCGCGGACCTGGGCTATGAGCGCTACGGCGCCCAGGGCGGCGATTGGGGTGCGGCGATCACCACCCAGATCGGTCGCAACGGGGGACGGTGCGCGGCAATCCACCTCAATATGCCCATCGCCTGGCCCACGCCCGACGACCCCACAGAGGAAGAGCAGCAAGCCCTCCAGGACGCGGTCCACCACCGCGAGTGGGGCACCGGCTACTCAAAGCAACAGTCCACCCGTCCGCAGACACTGGGTTATGGCCTGGCCGATTCGCCGGTCGGACAACTGGCCTGGATCGTCGAGAAGTTCTGGGCGTGGATGGACTGCAACGGGAACCCCGAAAATGTACTCAGCCGCGACGAGCTGCTCGATAACGTCATGATGTATTGGGTGACCGGCACCGCCGCGTCCTCGGCCCGGTTGTACTGGGAAAGCATGAAGTCCTTCAAGCCGACCGGCCGTGTCGAATTGCCAACTGGCGTGGCGTCATTCCCCAAGGAGATCTTTCGGGCCTCCCGGCGGTGGTGCGAACCGAGCTACAACATCACCCACTGGACGACGATGCCGCGCGGCGGGCATTTCGCGGCATTCGAACAGCCGGAACTGTTCGTCGAAGACGTCCGGACGTTCTTTGCCGCCGTGCGCTGA
- a CDS encoding PE family protein, translating to MSYVTVVPEALMVATADLANLGSTIGAANAAAAAHTTGVLAAGADEVSAAIATVFSQHGQAYQALSGQAAAFHEQFVQSLSSGAGLYASAEAASVSPLQFVLNVINAPTEALVGRPLIGNGANGAPGTGQNGEAGGILIGNGGSGGSGAAGMPGGNGGSAGLIGNGGAGGAGGDNGLGPGGAGGIGGNGGLLFGGGGGGGQGGGSLVEIGGSGGAGGNGGVLFGNGGAGGAGGGAGLDGAGSGGVGGNSAVFFGNGGVGGQGGGAGGDGGGNGGAGGSSGLLLGSGGAGGQGGAAGGDGGGEGGAGGSASVLFGSGAPGGSGGAAGGNVGGNGGAGGNGGLLFGGGGGGGQGGGAGADAGGSGGAGGSGGPLLGNGGAGGQGGGAGADSGGNGGAGGSGGALFGNGGSGGQGGQASSNIGGNGGAGGIAGWIGTGGNGGSGGNASGGTGGNGGSGGNTVLIGSGGNGGNAGHGATAGSPGAGGTPGALLGQPGRNGLP from the coding sequence ATGTCGTATGTGACCGTAGTGCCCGAAGCGCTGATGGTAGCTACGGCGGACTTGGCGAACCTGGGTTCGACGATCGGCGCGGCCAACGCGGCAGCGGCGGCCCACACCACCGGGGTGCTGGCCGCGGGTGCCGACGAGGTGTCGGCCGCAATCGCTACGGTGTTTTCCCAGCATGGCCAGGCATACCAGGCGCTGAGCGGGCAGGCGGCGGCCTTTCATGAGCAGTTCGTACAGAGTTTGAGCTCAGGCGCGGGCCTGTATGCCAGCGCCGAAGCCGCCAGTGTGTCGCCGTTGCAGTTTGTGCTCAACGTGATCAATGCGCCCACCGAGGCCTTAGTGGGGCGTCCGCTCATCGGTAACGGCGCAAACGGGGCGCCAGGCACCGGGCAGAACGGCGAGGCCGGTGGGATCTTGATCGGCAACGGTGGCTCCGGGGGCTCGGGGGCGGCCGGGATGCCGGGTGGCAACGGCGGGTCTGCGGGATTGATCGGCAACGGCGGGGCGGGCGGGGCCGGCGGGGACAACGGCCTCGGCCCAGGGGGCGCAGGCGGGATCGGCGGCAACGGCGGCTTGCTGTTCGGCGGCGGGGGAGGCGGCGGTCAAGGTGGCGGGTCGCTGGTCGAGATTGGCGGTAGTGGTGGCGCTGGGGGTAACGGTGGAGTGCTGTTCGGCAACGGCGGGGCCGGCGGCGCTGGCGGCGGGGCTGGCTTGGACGGTGCGGGAAGCGGCGGAGTCGGTGGTAATAGCGCGGTCTTCTTCGGAAACGGCGGGGTCGGCGGTCAAGGCGGGGGCGCCGGTGGCGACGGTGGGGGTAACGGTGGGGCCGGCGGCAGCTCCGGCTTGCTGTTGGGCAGCGGCGGGGCGGGTGGTCAAGGCGGTGCTGCCGGTGGTGATGGTGGGGGTGAGGGCGGGGCCGGCGGCAGCGCCAGCGTGCTGTTCGGTAGCGGCGCGCCCGGCGGTAGTGGTGGGGCGGCCGGCGGCAATGTTGGGGGCAACGGGGGGGCCGGCGGCAACGGCGGATTGCTATTCGGTGGCGGTGGCGGCGGTGGTCAAGGCGGTGGGGCCGGCGCCGACGCCGGCGGCAGCGGTGGGGCCGGTGGCAGCGGCGGCCCCCTGTTGGGCAACGGCGGGGCCGGTGGTCAAGGCGGCGGGGCCGGCGCCGATAGCGGGGGTAACGGTGGCGCCGGCGGCAGCGGCGGGGCGCTGTTCGGCAACGGTGGGTCCGGCGGCCAAGGTGGACAAGCGTCGTCCAACATCGGTGGCAACGGCGGGGCTGGCGGCATCGCTGGGTGGATCGGTACCGGCGGCAATGGCGGCTCCGGTGGGAACGCCTCCGGGGGTACCGGCGGCAACGGCGGCAGCGGCGGCAACACGGTGCTGATCGGTAGCGGGG
- a CDS encoding TetR/AcrR family transcriptional regulator: MKTRIRDAAIALFADNGFKGTNMRAIAAKAGVSAASVVHHYGSKDALVVECDRHVAEIIRERKRSGMRSGPGFDPVAALREAREGPPVLRYLAVRLADRSPQVAALVDDMVADAAAYLADGVESGMMRPTNYPYTRAVVLTIWSLGALVLHEHLERLIGVDIVNTPESPTAGSAYVGPVLEILTDGIVDPDVAARMKAAFVDEPTLTTDGKE; encoded by the coding sequence ATGAAGACTCGGATTCGTGACGCGGCAATAGCGCTCTTCGCCGACAACGGGTTCAAGGGGACGAACATGCGCGCGATCGCTGCCAAGGCCGGTGTCTCGGCGGCCTCTGTGGTGCACCACTACGGATCGAAGGATGCCTTGGTGGTCGAGTGCGACCGTCACGTGGCGGAGATCATCCGTGAGCGCAAGCGCTCCGGCATGCGCTCAGGTCCGGGTTTTGATCCGGTTGCCGCGCTGCGCGAGGCCCGCGAGGGGCCGCCGGTGCTGCGTTATCTGGCCGTGCGGTTGGCCGACCGGTCGCCACAGGTGGCGGCACTCGTGGACGACATGGTCGCCGACGCGGCGGCGTACCTGGCCGACGGTGTCGAGTCGGGGATGATGCGGCCGACCAACTACCCGTACACGCGGGCCGTGGTGCTGACCATCTGGTCGCTGGGCGCCTTGGTGCTCCACGAACACCTCGAGCGACTGATCGGGGTCGACATCGTCAACACCCCGGAGAGCCCTACCGCGGGGTCTGCCTACGTAGGGCCGGTGCTGGAGATATTGACCGACGGGATCGTCGACCCCGACGTCGCCGCACGGATGAAGGCAGCCTTCGTCGACGAACCAACACTGACGACCGACGGGAAAGAGTGA
- a CDS encoding oxygenase MpaB family protein: MKRSATRVADLVNPAGLLLPAANVIMQLSLPGVGYGVLESPVDSGNVYKHPFKRARTTGTYLAVATIGTEADRDLMRNAIDGVHRQVQSTSSSPVPYNAFDPTLQLWVAACLYRYFVEQHEFLHGPLDDDTADTVYRDAKRLGTTLQVPDRMWPPDRVAFDDYWKRSLDELQIDPPVREHLRGVASMAFLPWPLRALAGPFNLFATTGFLAPQFRAMMALDWSQAQQRRFEWLLAALRLADRLIPRRTWIVVNQLYLWDMRFRARRGWRIV, encoded by the coding sequence ATGAAGCGCTCGGCAACCCGGGTCGCTGACCTGGTGAACCCGGCAGGGCTGTTGCTGCCGGCCGCGAACGTCATCATGCAGCTGTCGCTGCCGGGTGTCGGCTATGGCGTGCTGGAAAGTCCGGTGGATAGCGGCAACGTCTACAAGCATCCGTTCAAGCGGGCTCGTACCACCGGCACCTACCTGGCCGTTGCGACCATCGGGACCGAGGCCGACCGCGACCTGATGCGCAACGCGATCGACGGCGTACACCGGCAGGTGCAATCAACCTCGTCAAGCCCGGTGCCCTACAACGCATTCGATCCCACATTGCAGTTGTGGGTGGCCGCGTGTTTGTACCGGTACTTCGTTGAACAGCACGAATTCCTCCATGGTCCGCTCGATGACGACACCGCCGATACGGTCTACCGCGACGCGAAACGGCTGGGAACCACATTGCAGGTGCCAGACCGCATGTGGCCACCGGACCGGGTCGCGTTCGACGACTACTGGAAACGCTCGCTGGACGAGCTGCAGATCGACCCACCGGTGCGTGAGCATCTGCGCGGAGTAGCCTCGATGGCCTTCTTACCCTGGCCGTTGCGGGCGCTGGCTGGACCGTTCAATCTGTTTGCGACGACCGGGTTCTTGGCCCCGCAGTTCCGGGCGATGATGGCGCTGGATTGGTCACAGGCTCAGCAGCGGCGTTTCGAGTGGTTGCTGGCCGCGCTGCGGCTGGCCGACCGGCTGATTCCCCGCCGGACCTGGATCGTGGTGAATCAGCTCTACCTCTGGGACATGCGTTTTCGCGCGCGACGGGGCTGGCGGATCGTCTAG
- a CDS encoding ABC transporter permease subunit, whose amino-acid sequence MATETTPVLTGVLREQRRQVVLWCVALAVLSAMYISFYPSMSGSGVDALIENMPEQLTTALGYDRLGTAAGWLTSTVYGLVGPVLLLVFAIAAGSRLIAGAEESGVLELEATSAVTRREIFVQRLLALWLTTLLLVVVIMLVSYGLVLALAMNVSLGNIVAASIGLFLLVTGMGTVALAVGAVTGRRAVALGVAAALAVLAYVFDALGPVVGAGWMTAISPFSWYLDSEPLANGFDLPGLVLLALIPIVSTAIGLRRFERRDLMV is encoded by the coding sequence ATGGCCACTGAGACGACACCCGTGCTCACCGGGGTGCTGCGGGAGCAGCGTCGCCAGGTCGTTCTGTGGTGTGTGGCGCTGGCCGTGTTGAGCGCCATGTACATCAGCTTCTACCCGTCGATGAGCGGCAGCGGTGTCGACGCCCTCATCGAGAACATGCCCGAGCAATTGACCACCGCGCTGGGCTACGACCGGCTCGGGACGGCCGCGGGCTGGTTGACCTCGACGGTCTACGGCCTGGTCGGACCGGTACTACTACTGGTCTTTGCGATCGCCGCCGGGAGCCGGCTCATCGCCGGCGCCGAAGAGAGCGGCGTTCTCGAGTTGGAAGCTACCTCTGCGGTGACGCGCCGCGAGATCTTCGTGCAGCGGCTGCTCGCGCTGTGGCTGACGACGTTGCTGCTGGTCGTCGTGATCATGCTGGTCAGCTATGGTCTCGTGCTCGCGCTGGCCATGAATGTCAGCCTCGGCAATATCGTCGCCGCGTCAATAGGACTGTTCTTGCTGGTGACTGGCATGGGAACGGTCGCGTTGGCCGTGGGCGCGGTCACCGGGCGCCGAGCGGTCGCGCTCGGTGTCGCCGCGGCGCTGGCGGTGCTGGCCTACGTCTTCGACGCTCTCGGTCCCGTGGTCGGGGCCGGTTGGATGACGGCAATCTCACCGTTCTCGTGGTACCTGGACAGCGAACCCCTGGCCAACGGGTTCGACCTGCCCGGCCTGGTGCTGCTTGCGCTGATCCCGATCGTGTCTACGGCCATTGGGCTGCGACGGTTCGAGCGCCGCGACCTCATGGTCTAG
- a CDS encoding ABC transporter ATP-binding protein, which produces MTELVIRTDGLVKNYGDVRALDGLDLAVEQGEIFGFLGPNGAGKSTTIRILLDLLRPTTGRVEVLGIAPVDGGAALRGRIGYLPGELALQGRRTAGELLHHLAALRGGAGAERIAPLAERFALALDRPVRALSKGNKQKVGVVQAFMHEPELLVLDEPTSGLDPLLQREFLDLVLEAREGGASVLMSSHILSEVEDIADRVGIISAGRMVDVDNVDTLRHHAGQTVELRFADRIDVADFGDLPGVQDAVVNGTTLTCVLHGEPDSLLKRAAAHHVVGWSAQFRELDELFLYFYQLPTTTATNEEVPAHGH; this is translated from the coding sequence ATGACTGAGCTAGTGATTCGAACCGACGGCCTGGTCAAGAACTACGGAGACGTCCGCGCCCTCGACGGACTCGACCTTGCCGTCGAACAGGGCGAGATCTTCGGATTCCTAGGCCCCAACGGTGCGGGTAAGTCCACCACGATCCGAATCTTGCTCGATCTGTTGCGCCCGACGACAGGACGAGTCGAAGTCCTGGGGATCGCACCGGTCGACGGCGGCGCCGCGCTGCGTGGCCGCATCGGTTATCTGCCTGGTGAACTCGCCCTGCAGGGTCGGCGAACCGCGGGCGAGCTGCTGCACCATCTTGCCGCCTTGCGCGGGGGAGCGGGTGCCGAGCGGATCGCGCCGCTAGCCGAACGGTTCGCGCTTGCCCTCGACCGGCCGGTCCGCGCCCTATCCAAGGGCAACAAGCAAAAGGTCGGGGTCGTGCAGGCGTTCATGCACGAACCAGAGCTGCTGGTACTCGACGAGCCGACCAGTGGTCTGGATCCGCTCCTGCAGCGCGAGTTCCTCGATCTCGTGCTCGAGGCGCGCGAGGGCGGCGCATCGGTACTCATGTCCTCGCACATCTTGAGTGAGGTCGAGGACATCGCGGACCGGGTCGGCATCATCAGCGCGGGCCGCATGGTTGACGTCGACAACGTCGATACCTTGCGTCATCACGCCGGCCAGACGGTGGAACTGAGATTCGCCGATCGGATCGACGTCGCCGACTTCGGCGATCTGCCCGGCGTGCAGGACGCCGTCGTCAACGGCACGACACTGACGTGCGTGCTCCACGGCGAACCGGATTCATTGCTGAAACGGGCTGCCGCGCACCACGTCGTGGGTTGGAGCGCGCAGTTCCGCGAGCTGGACGAACTGTTCTTGTATTTCTACCAATTGCCCACCACCACTGCTACCAACGAGGAGGTACCCGCACATGGCCACTGA
- a CDS encoding peroxiredoxin, whose product MRSVGDVAPDFTLRDQNQQPVALAGYRGAKNVLLVFFPLAFTGICQGELDQVRDHLPEFDNDDSAVLAISVGPPPTHKIWATESGFLFPVLSDFWPHGAVAQAYGVFNDKAGYPNRGTFVVDRSGIIQFAEMKQPGEARDQRLWADALTALRA is encoded by the coding sequence ATGCGCAGCGTCGGAGACGTCGCCCCTGACTTCACGCTGCGCGACCAGAATCAGCAACCGGTGGCGCTGGCTGGCTACCGTGGCGCCAAGAATGTGCTGCTGGTGTTCTTCCCGCTCGCGTTCACCGGGATCTGTCAAGGTGAGCTGGATCAGGTGCGGGACCACTTGCCGGAGTTCGACAACGACGACAGCGCGGTTCTGGCCATTTCAGTGGGTCCACCGCCTACGCACAAGATCTGGGCGACCGAGAGCGGATTCCTGTTTCCGGTGCTGTCGGACTTCTGGCCGCACGGCGCGGTGGCCCAGGCCTACGGCGTGTTCAACGACAAAGCCGGCTACCCCAATCGCGGGACCTTCGTAGTCGACCGGTCGGGAATCATTCAGTTCGCCGAAATGAAGCAGCCCGGTGAAGCCCGCGACCAGCGACTGTGGGCAGATGCGTTGACGGCCCTGCGGGCCTGA